A genomic window from Bacteroidia bacterium includes:
- a CDS encoding pyridoxal phosphate-dependent aminotransferase: MNTVTFRGADRMFAFEESQTLAMARRVRELKAAGKSIFSLTLGEPDFDTPQHIKQAAVIALEKGYTKYPPVPGIPELRTSVANWLSNLTGANYIDQEVVISTGAKQSLVNAVMSLVNPGDEVIIPTPCWVSYIDMVKMAGGKIIMVETSVENDYKLTPEQLSAAITPQTRLLMTSSPSNPTGCVYSQNELQGLAEVLLRYPNCFVISDEIYSLISYDTTAASIAGIKGMKEKTITISGVSKAFAMTGWRIGFMAAPVWIAKLCEKYQGQITSGANIIAQYAALEAITADLTPTYRMVSEFKKRRDAGIQQIKNNLPNWVINKPEGAFYFYPEISAIFGKQTPNGKVIANPDDFTEFLLEEAGVAVVSGTAFGTNSHIRLSYACSVEMLSEAIQKIAQAQSRLH, translated from the coding sequence ATGAATACAGTAACTTTTCGTGGTGCGGATAGGATGTTTGCTTTTGAGGAATCTCAGACCTTAGCTATGGCGCGCCGAGTCAGAGAGCTAAAGGCTGCCGGAAAATCCATTTTTTCCCTAACCTTAGGTGAGCCGGATTTCGACACCCCCCAGCATATTAAGCAGGCTGCTGTTATTGCCTTAGAAAAAGGCTATACTAAGTACCCACCGGTTCCCGGAATACCGGAACTCAGAACATCGGTAGCTAACTGGTTATCAAACCTAACCGGAGCAAATTACATTGACCAAGAAGTTGTTATATCCACAGGAGCTAAACAATCTTTGGTAAATGCCGTCATGTCCTTAGTAAACCCAGGCGATGAAGTTATTATTCCTACACCTTGTTGGGTTTCTTACATAGATATGGTCAAGATGGCCGGCGGAAAAATAATTATGGTAGAAACCAGTGTAGAAAATGACTATAAACTTACCCCTGAGCAGCTAAGTGCTGCTATCACTCCCCAGACCCGCTTACTTATGACCAGCTCCCCCTCAAACCCTACCGGCTGTGTCTATTCCCAAAATGAGCTACAAGGATTAGCCGAAGTGCTACTTCGTTATCCGAATTGTTTTGTGATTTCTGATGAAATTTATTCCTTAATTTCCTATGACACAACGGCTGCCAGCATAGCTGGAATCAAGGGAATGAAGGAAAAAACCATTACGATAAGCGGTGTTTCAAAGGCATTTGCGATGACTGGGTGGCGGATAGGCTTTATGGCTGCTCCTGTTTGGATAGCTAAGTTATGCGAAAAATACCAAGGCCAGATAACCTCCGGAGCCAATATCATCGCTCAATACGCAGCCTTAGAAGCCATTACGGCAGATTTAACGCCAACTTACCGAATGGTATCCGAATTTAAAAAACGCCGCGATGCAGGAATACAGCAGATTAAGAACAATTTGCCAAACTGGGTTATCAATAAGCCGGAAGGCGCATTTTATTTTTACCCTGAAATTTCTGCCATTTTTGGAAAACAAACTCCAAACGGAAAAGTAATTGCCAATCCGGATGATTTTACTGAATTTCTTTTAGAGGAGGCCGGCGTGGCTGTAGTTTCCGGAACAGCATTTGGAACCAACAGCCACATACGCTTATCCTACGCTTGCTCTGTAGAAATGCTCTCAGAAGCTATTCAGAAAATAGCTCAAGCACAAAGCCGCCTACATTAA
- the rpoN gene encoding RNA polymerase factor sigma-54, whose amino-acid sequence MSKISLQQRLSQKLSPQQIQYIKLLQIPTSELSSRISEELQNNEMFELPSDSTPADDSSETNNAEDYPTTQEKSSIETKNSNEVSYDELNRDDKEYDYKTKQEYDPDAEQYEAPIVGYSTLYDKLLEQVEMTSFTETEYEIALQIIGSIDEDGYLRTEITKITDDIAFLKGITVEDSEVEQVLHQIQTFDPPGVGATTLQECLLLQLERMPETLEIHHAKKVIRNCWDEFSKKHFDKIQHKLNLTKEEYQKADTRIKKLNPKPGESQASEKHYQIIPDFILKINDEETGKNKIQIDLNKKTTPNLKLSKQYQQILKESQEKAKKGDKAAKETVHYLQEKLESARTFIEAIKQRGSTLTETMKQIVAKQEEYFLSKGDISKLKPMILKDIAENLGMDISTVSRVANSKYVQTDWGILQLKFFFSEGISTESGEEVSNREIKNLIQELISSEDKIKPFSDERICEYLNEKGYNIARRTVAKYREQLNIPVARLRKETA is encoded by the coding sequence ATGAGCAAGATTTCGTTACAGCAACGGCTTTCCCAAAAGCTATCTCCCCAGCAAATTCAGTATATCAAGTTGTTACAAATCCCGACTTCAGAATTATCATCCCGTATTTCGGAAGAGTTGCAGAATAATGAAATGTTTGAATTACCCTCAGACTCCACCCCAGCAGATGACTCCTCCGAAACAAACAATGCTGAAGATTATCCGACTACCCAAGAAAAATCTTCCATAGAGACCAAAAATTCCAACGAAGTAAGCTATGATGAATTAAACCGAGATGATAAAGAATACGACTACAAAACCAAACAGGAATATGACCCCGATGCAGAGCAGTATGAAGCACCAATAGTTGGATATAGTACGCTGTATGACAAACTGTTAGAGCAAGTAGAAATGACCAGCTTTACCGAGACTGAGTATGAAATCGCACTGCAAATTATAGGCAGCATTGATGAAGACGGCTACCTGCGTACAGAAATCACCAAAATAACGGATGATATAGCTTTTTTAAAGGGAATTACTGTTGAAGATAGCGAAGTAGAGCAAGTGCTTCACCAAATCCAGACATTTGACCCGCCGGGCGTTGGAGCCACTACGCTCCAAGAATGTCTCTTACTACAATTAGAACGTATGCCGGAAACCCTTGAAATACACCATGCTAAAAAAGTTATTAGAAACTGCTGGGATGAGTTTTCCAAAAAACATTTCGATAAAATCCAACACAAATTAAACCTTACCAAAGAAGAATACCAAAAAGCTGATACCCGTATCAAAAAACTAAACCCAAAACCGGGCGAATCCCAAGCAAGTGAAAAACATTATCAAATTATACCTGACTTTATCTTGAAAATAAATGATGAAGAAACAGGAAAAAACAAAATCCAGATAGACCTTAACAAAAAAACAACTCCCAACTTAAAATTAAGCAAGCAGTATCAACAGATTCTGAAAGAAAGCCAAGAAAAAGCAAAGAAAGGAGATAAAGCAGCCAAAGAAACGGTGCATTATCTGCAAGAAAAACTTGAATCTGCACGTACTTTTATTGAAGCTATCAAGCAGAGAGGAAGCACACTCACCGAAACTATGAAACAAATTGTGGCTAAGCAAGAAGAATATTTTTTATCCAAAGGAGATATTTCAAAACTTAAACCAATGATTCTCAAAGATATAGCAGAGAATTTAGGAATGGATATTTCTACCGTCAGTAGGGTTGCCAACAGTAAGTATGTTCAAACTGATTGGGGAATTTTACAACTAAAATTCTTTTTTAGTGAAGGAATAAGCACCGAAAGCGGCGAAGAAGTATCCAACCGTGAAATTAAAAACTTAATACAAGAACTAATTAGCTCCGAAGACAAAATAAAGCCCTTTTCAGATGAACGCATTTGTGAATATCTAAACGAAAAAGGCTATAATATTGCCCGAAGAACCGTTGCCAAATACCGTGAACAACTCAACATTCCAGTTGCCCGCCTCCGAAAAGAAACCGCTTAA
- a CDS encoding GH3 auxin-responsive promoter family protein gives MRIKEWIARLWAAQRVRSLTNMGKHALEIQQQLWKDLIAIGKNTHFGQEHDFKNITSISDFQKRVPVCSYEDLLPWINRVKAGELNVLWKGKARYFAKTSGTTAGAKFLPISTESIPNHIRGARDLLLSAIYHTGSADFLGGKMLFLSGSPALEKLPSQIPVGRLSGIVNHWIPAYLKTNQIPDYATNCIEGWEEKIQTILKQALTVDLRFISGIPPWVLQFLDLAKQKTGKTPLQLWPNLSLYVQGGVDFRPYQPMFDEYFNQKVTILETFPASEGFFAIQDQPDKPDLLLLADNGIAYEFIPLAEYGKPDAPRLWLGEVNTHTQYAMIISTNAGLWAYDIGDTVRFTSLNPPRIRVSGRVKQFLSAFGEHIIEEEVNTALTQALNKTQSKMIDCTVAPLVLETGSRHDWFIEFENPPLDPIYFLTTLDILLREQNPYYDDLRKGNILLSPRLFTLKSGACNEYMRSKGRLGGQNKFNRLTNSLAIASQLEAFKISCYDPENI, from the coding sequence ATGCGGATAAAAGAGTGGATTGCACGCCTTTGGGCAGCACAGCGGGTGCGGAGTTTGACCAATATGGGAAAACACGCCCTTGAAATTCAACAGCAACTTTGGAAAGATTTGATAGCTATAGGAAAAAATACACATTTTGGCCAAGAGCATGATTTTAAGAATATTACAAGTATTTCAGATTTCCAAAAACGAGTTCCGGTTTGCAGTTATGAAGATCTTTTACCTTGGATAAACCGCGTCAAAGCCGGCGAGCTAAATGTCTTATGGAAAGGAAAAGCACGTTATTTTGCTAAAACGTCAGGGACTACCGCAGGGGCAAAGTTTTTACCCATCTCCACAGAATCCATTCCCAATCACATTCGAGGGGCACGTGATTTATTGTTGAGCGCAATTTATCATACTGGTTCAGCAGATTTTCTGGGCGGAAAAATGCTGTTTTTATCCGGCTCTCCAGCACTTGAAAAACTTCCCTCCCAAATACCGGTAGGCCGGCTTTCCGGAATTGTGAACCATTGGATACCGGCATACTTAAAAACAAATCAAATCCCAGATTATGCTACTAACTGCATAGAAGGCTGGGAAGAGAAAATACAAACTATCCTAAAACAGGCACTTACGGTTGATTTACGGTTTATTTCCGGTATTCCGCCTTGGGTTTTACAGTTTTTAGACTTAGCGAAGCAAAAAACCGGAAAAACTCCGCTACAACTCTGGCCTAACCTTTCTCTGTATGTGCAAGGCGGAGTGGATTTTCGCCCATACCAACCTATGTTTGATGAATATTTCAATCAAAAGGTAACTATTTTGGAAACTTTTCCTGCTTCTGAAGGCTTTTTTGCTATTCAAGACCAACCTGATAAGCCGGATTTGCTGCTCTTGGCAGATAATGGAATAGCTTACGAATTTATCCCGTTAGCTGAGTATGGAAAGCCGGATGCCCCGCGCCTCTGGTTGGGCGAGGTGAATACACATACACAATATGCAATGATTATCAGTACCAATGCCGGTCTGTGGGCATACGATATTGGAGATACGGTGCGCTTTACGTCCTTAAACCCACCACGAATCCGTGTATCCGGACGGGTAAAACAATTCCTAAGTGCTTTCGGGGAACATATAATCGAAGAGGAAGTTAATACTGCTCTTACACAGGCACTTAATAAAACCCAAAGCAAAATGATAGACTGCACTGTTGCTCCGTTAGTCTTAGAAACCGGCTCTCGCCATGATTGGTTTATAGAATTTGAAAATCCTCCCTTAGATCCAATTTATTTCTTAACAACCCTCGATATTTTGCTTCGAGAGCAAAACCCGTATTATGACGACCTGAGAAAAGGGAATATTTTGCTTTCTCCCAGACTTTTTACGCTAAAATCAGGTGCTTGCAACGAATATATGCGCAGTAAAGGGAGGCTTGGCGGGCAAAATAAATTCAATCGGCTCACAAACTCCCTCGCCATCGCCAGCCAATTAGAAGCCTTCAAAATCAGCTGTTATGATCCAGAAAATATTTGA
- the alr gene encoding alanine racemase, with the protein MIQKIFDFQKIAKYLERKHVGNWYYSGSSALFSEIIYDTRLITRPQQSVFWALQTLFRDGQMFVDQAYRAGVRNFCCTQPLNYPDANYFLTPDPLQTLQMWAEYHRKQFDIPILAITGSNGKTIVKEWITDLLANFLNITKSPRSYNSQLGVPLSLLLLDSTSEMGVFEAGISTTKEMNHLAAMIQPTIGILTHFGDAHQEGFQHETQKLQEKLLLFQQTKLVIAWKQPILIENQNYLELQKWVFISDSYPADWQVKTQITDNKTNISLLFNQETFCFSIPFNDSAAIQNAVLAFVAAYYVIQEPVIQPKISINSWLSFAYHKLEKLTSVSMRLEQVSDNPEIVILNDSYNADIASLWNAISRLQYFPKNAKKMLILTDFEHLGADSIQKHIELLQQIRPIIPPENCRFIGPVFCRVAKDFPELLTYESVEQFSKVLNYEDFVNSVLLIKGARKFELEQIIPFLTQRPATSSFHIQLPYLRQNYRIFRRYVSPSAQIMVMLKAGAYGAGSTEIAQALISEGLQAIGVAYLNEAIQLRLQGIKIPIMVLHSDPNALELLWKYDLEPAVWSFSLLNKLVKISQNQPKELSIHIEFDTGMGRLGFSESDVTEVLSQLRISPKIIPVGIFSHLAVADIPEEKQFTVSQIDRFQAITACFLPYFPNILRHIANTAGILAFPESHFEMVRLGLGLYGVSPFADTSLLQEIGSLKSRIGQIHKYPKGTSVGYGRSEILARDSVIATVPIGYADGIPRCLGNGIGKVIVRETFAPIVGRICMDMLMIDVTDILGITENDEVVIFGKQGSISQSVTEVAQAANTIPYEILAGIPARVQRIYLSE; encoded by the coding sequence ATGATCCAGAAAATATTTGATTTTCAGAAGATTGCTAAATATTTAGAACGTAAGCACGTGGGTAACTGGTATTATTCGGGGAGCAGTGCTTTGTTTAGTGAGATTATCTACGATACCCGTTTGATTACCAGACCACAACAGTCTGTTTTTTGGGCTTTACAAACACTTTTTCGGGACGGGCAGATGTTTGTAGATCAAGCATACCGAGCAGGAGTACGCAATTTTTGCTGCACACAACCGCTAAATTACCCAGATGCCAATTATTTTTTGACCCCCGACCCCTTGCAGACCCTACAAATGTGGGCAGAATACCACCGAAAACAATTTGATATTCCCATTTTGGCTATCACAGGAAGTAATGGAAAAACAATTGTAAAAGAGTGGATAACAGATTTATTGGCTAATTTTCTGAACATTACCAAAAGTCCCCGAAGCTATAACTCTCAGTTAGGAGTACCGCTTTCTTTGTTATTGTTAGATTCCACCTCTGAGATGGGGGTTTTTGAGGCCGGAATTTCTACTACCAAAGAAATGAATCACTTAGCTGCAATGATTCAACCAACAATAGGTATTCTTACTCATTTTGGGGACGCTCATCAGGAAGGATTTCAGCATGAAACCCAAAAGTTACAAGAAAAACTACTGCTTTTTCAGCAAACAAAATTGGTTATCGCATGGAAACAACCTATTTTAATAGAAAACCAAAACTATTTAGAACTTCAAAAATGGGTTTTTATCAGCGATAGCTATCCGGCAGATTGGCAAGTAAAAACACAAATAACTGATAACAAAACCAATATATCGCTGTTATTTAACCAAGAAACATTTTGTTTTTCCATTCCTTTCAATGATTCTGCTGCTATTCAAAATGCAGTTTTAGCCTTTGTTGCGGCTTATTATGTGATACAAGAGCCCGTTATTCAGCCCAAAATATCTATAAATAGCTGGTTATCATTTGCATACCATAAATTGGAAAAACTCACTTCGGTTTCCATGCGTTTAGAGCAGGTTTCTGATAATCCAGAGATTGTAATTCTTAATGATAGTTACAATGCCGATATTGCCTCTCTTTGGAATGCTATCTCTCGGCTACAATATTTTCCCAAGAATGCAAAAAAGATGTTAATATTAACTGATTTTGAGCATCTTGGGGCAGATTCTATCCAAAAACACATAGAATTATTGCAGCAAATACGGCCAATTATTCCTCCCGAAAATTGCCGCTTTATCGGCCCGGTATTTTGCCGAGTTGCCAAAGACTTTCCGGAATTATTGACCTATGAAAGCGTTGAGCAGTTTTCAAAGGTATTAAATTATGAAGACTTTGTAAATAGTGTCTTACTCATAAAAGGAGCGCGGAAATTTGAGTTAGAGCAAATCATTCCTTTTTTGACCCAACGGCCGGCTACGTCTTCATTTCATATTCAGTTACCTTATTTAAGGCAGAATTACCGGATATTTCGCCGCTATGTGTCTCCAAGTGCTCAAATTATGGTGATGCTAAAAGCCGGTGCTTATGGGGCAGGAAGCACCGAGATAGCACAAGCACTTATTTCTGAGGGACTTCAGGCAATTGGCGTAGCTTATCTCAATGAAGCTATCCAGCTTAGATTACAGGGCATCAAAATCCCCATAATGGTTCTTCATTCTGACCCAAATGCGCTGGAATTACTTTGGAAATATGACTTAGAGCCAGCTGTTTGGTCTTTTTCATTATTAAATAAGTTAGTTAAAATCTCCCAAAATCAGCCCAAAGAATTGTCTATTCACATAGAATTTGATACCGGTATGGGGAGGTTAGGGTTTTCGGAATCAGATGTTACGGAAGTCTTGAGTCAGTTACGAATTAGTCCTAAGATTATTCCGGTAGGAATATTTTCTCATTTAGCCGTGGCAGATATTCCTGAAGAAAAACAATTTACGGTTTCCCAAATAGATAGGTTTCAAGCGATTACAGCTTGTTTTTTGCCATATTTTCCGAATATTTTGCGGCATATTGCCAATACTGCTGGGATACTGGCTTTTCCAGAGTCTCATTTTGAGATGGTTCGGTTGGGGTTGGGTTTGTATGGAGTTTCTCCTTTTGCTGATACATCTTTGCTACAGGAGATTGGCAGTCTAAAATCCCGAATTGGCCAGATTCACAAATATCCCAAAGGCACAAGTGTGGGTTACGGCAGAAGTGAGATTTTGGCAAGAGACAGCGTAATCGCCACAGTACCAATCGGATATGCAGATGGCATTCCTCGGTGTTTAGGTAATGGCATTGGTAAAGTGATTGTGCGAGAAACTTTTGCCCCAATTGTGGGTAGAATCTGTATGGATATGTTGATGATTGACGTAACCGATATTTTGGGAATAACAGAAAACGACGAAGTAGTGATATTTGGAAAGCAAGGATCAATATCTCAATCTGTAACAGAAGTAGCTCAGGCAGCAAATACTATTCCCTACGAAATCTTGGCCGGAATTCCGGCCAGAGTGCAACGAATCTATTTATCAGAATGA